In one Pseudomonas sp. MM211 genomic region, the following are encoded:
- the gudD gene encoding glucarate dehydratase yields the protein MNNNNIHTSTPVITSLEVIPVAGHDSMLLNLSGGHAPFFTRNLLILRDNAGHVGVGEVPGGEAIRQTLEDARQLLLGQSIGQYQKLLGQVRQTFADRDSGGRGLQTFDLRITIHAVTAVEAALLDLLGQHLEVPVAALLGEGQQRDAVEMLGYLFYVGDRKKTDLPYRQETDADNAWFQVRNEEALDAQGVVRLAEAAYERYGFKDFKLKGGVLRGDEEIEAVTALAERFPDARITLDPNGAWSLQEAIRLCRDQHHVLAYAEDPCGAENGYSGREVMAEFRRATGLPTATNMIATDWRQMGHAIQLQSVDIPLADPHFWTMQGSVRVAQMCNDWGLTWGSHSNNHFDVSLAMFTHVAAAAPGKITAIDTHWIWQDGQRLTKEPFRIEGGLVKVPQKPGLGVELDMDAVAKAHECYKGMGLGARNDAVAMQYLISGWTFDNKKPCLVR from the coding sequence ATGAACAATAACAATATCCATACAAGCACCCCGGTCATCACCTCTCTGGAGGTCATCCCGGTTGCCGGCCACGACAGCATGCTGCTCAACCTGAGCGGTGGCCACGCCCCCTTCTTCACCCGCAACCTGCTGATCCTGCGCGACAATGCCGGGCATGTCGGCGTCGGTGAAGTGCCGGGCGGCGAAGCCATCCGCCAAACCCTGGAAGATGCCCGCCAACTGCTGCTCGGTCAATCCATCGGCCAGTACCAGAAACTGCTTGGCCAGGTACGCCAAACCTTCGCCGACCGCGACTCCGGCGGCCGCGGCCTGCAGACCTTCGACCTGCGCATCACCATCCACGCCGTCACCGCCGTGGAGGCTGCCCTCCTCGACCTGCTCGGCCAGCACCTGGAAGTACCAGTCGCCGCGCTGCTTGGCGAAGGCCAGCAGCGTGACGCCGTGGAAATGCTCGGTTACCTGTTCTACGTCGGCGACCGCAAGAAAACCGACCTGCCCTATCGCCAGGAAACCGATGCCGACAACGCCTGGTTCCAGGTGCGCAACGAAGAAGCGCTGGATGCCCAGGGCGTGGTGCGCCTCGCCGAGGCCGCCTACGAGCGTTATGGCTTCAAGGACTTCAAACTCAAGGGCGGCGTGCTGCGCGGCGATGAGGAAATCGAAGCGGTCACCGCACTGGCCGAACGCTTCCCCGATGCACGCATCACCCTCGACCCCAACGGCGCCTGGTCGCTGCAGGAAGCCATCCGCCTGTGCCGCGACCAGCATCACGTACTCGCCTATGCCGAAGACCCCTGTGGCGCCGAGAACGGCTACTCGGGCCGTGAGGTGATGGCCGAGTTCCGCCGTGCCACCGGCCTGCCGACCGCGACCAACATGATCGCCACCGACTGGCGTCAGATGGGCCATGCGATCCAGCTGCAATCGGTGGACATTCCCCTGGCCGACCCGCACTTCTGGACCATGCAGGGCTCGGTACGCGTGGCGCAGATGTGCAACGACTGGGGCCTGACCTGGGGCTCGCACTCGAACAACCACTTCGATGTCTCCCTGGCCATGTTCACCCACGTGGCTGCCGCCGCGCCAGGCAAGATCACCGCCATCGACACCCACTGGATCTGGCAGGACGGCCAGCGCCTGACCAAGGAGCCGTTCCGTATCGAAGGTGGCCTGGTCAAGGTGCCGCAGAAGCCGGGCCTCGGCGTGGAGCTAGACATGGATGCCGTGGCCAAGGCCCACGAATGCTACAAGGGCATGGGCCTGGGCGCGCGCAACGACGCCGTGGCCATGCAATACCTGATCAGCGGCTGGACCTTCGATAACAAGAAGCCCTGCCTGGTGCGCTGA
- a CDS encoding LacI family DNA-binding transcriptional regulator, giving the protein MARKSRRELAKDRGDLSALPVTVKDVALKAGVSPITVSRAIQRPELVSDATRTHVLEVVRAMGYVPNLMAGGLATSKSRLVAIVLPTIANSIYASVVQAIMDRLAEAGYHTLVGPSGYIPEHEEALLAAILGRRPDGIVLTGTFHTQASRERLASAGIPVVEAWDLSDNELDMQVGFSHEQVGAAVAEYFFAKGYRRWAVIGVDDPRALRRCNAVIERLTTLGVDAVAVQTLPLPATWEVGRKGLAALLDGGEQPDFIFCSSDTVALGVLTEAASRGLKVPGDLAVLGFGDTLNGQFASPALSTVSVNATEMGNQVAEALLRRFDGQSAEPSLDTGFAIIERGSTA; this is encoded by the coding sequence GTGGCAAGAAAATCGCGCAGAGAGCTGGCCAAAGACCGCGGTGACCTCAGCGCCCTGCCGGTCACGGTCAAGGATGTGGCGCTCAAGGCCGGTGTATCGCCAATCACCGTGTCGCGGGCGATCCAGCGCCCGGAGCTGGTCAGCGATGCCACCCGCACCCATGTGCTGGAGGTGGTGCGAGCTATGGGTTACGTGCCCAACCTGATGGCCGGCGGCCTGGCTACCAGCAAGAGCCGCCTGGTGGCCATCGTGCTGCCGACCATCGCCAACTCGATCTACGCCAGCGTGGTGCAGGCGATAATGGATCGCCTCGCCGAAGCCGGGTATCACACCCTGGTCGGCCCGAGCGGCTACATCCCGGAGCATGAAGAAGCCCTGCTGGCCGCTATTCTCGGCCGTCGCCCGGATGGCATCGTGCTGACCGGCACCTTTCACACCCAGGCCAGCCGTGAGCGCCTGGCGTCCGCCGGCATTCCAGTGGTTGAAGCCTGGGATCTGAGCGATAACGAGCTGGACATGCAGGTGGGCTTCTCCCATGAGCAGGTCGGCGCCGCGGTAGCCGAGTACTTCTTCGCCAAGGGCTACCGGCGCTGGGCGGTGATCGGTGTCGACGATCCCCGCGCGCTGCGCCGCTGCAACGCGGTGATCGAGCGCCTCACTACGCTGGGTGTCGACGCCGTGGCGGTACAGACCTTGCCCCTGCCGGCGACCTGGGAAGTCGGCCGCAAGGGCCTGGCCGCGTTGCTCGATGGCGGTGAGCAGCCGGATTTCATCTTCTGCAGCTCGGACACCGTCGCCCTCGGCGTACTTACAGAAGCGGCCAGTCGCGGTCTGAAGGTGCCTGGCGACCTCGCTGTACTGGGCTTCGGCGACACCCTCAACGGCCAGTTCGCCAGCCCTGCCCTCTCGACGGTCAGCGTGAATGCCACGGAGATGGGCAACCAGGTCGCCGAAGCCCTGCTGCGCCGCTTCGACGGCCAGAGTGCCGAGCCGAGCCTGGATACCGGCTTCGCGATCATCGAGCGTGGCAGCACGGCCTGA
- a CDS encoding YciC family protein, which produces MNPLDALRDAWFFFKQNLLQIILLCLPFLLLEAALSMQLEGLVAAAKIPLYDVLLGLLFYPLYSAALILFIDARSRGEQPSRGGLVAMSLSLWPRFVLLAGIGTLAIMLGASLFILPGLWLMVRLVFSDYLLVLRGMSPLQALHQSLQLTQGHFWPILTCVMLVMVPPWLVGFWAGDIAAEPAGRLLLDLLLGLFQLFTTVVVFRLYMLRTGDNTAPLP; this is translated from the coding sequence ATGAATCCCCTCGACGCCCTGCGTGACGCTTGGTTCTTCTTCAAGCAAAACCTGCTGCAGATCATTCTCCTGTGCCTGCCCTTCCTGCTGCTCGAAGCCGCGCTGAGCATGCAGCTAGAAGGTCTGGTCGCAGCCGCCAAGATACCGCTCTACGATGTGCTGCTCGGGCTGCTCTTCTATCCGCTGTACAGCGCCGCGCTGATCCTCTTCATCGACGCACGCAGCCGTGGCGAGCAGCCGAGCAGAGGCGGGCTGGTCGCCATGAGCCTGAGCCTGTGGCCGCGCTTCGTGCTGCTGGCCGGCATCGGAACCCTGGCGATCATGCTCGGCGCCTCGCTGTTCATCCTGCCGGGGCTGTGGCTGATGGTGCGCCTGGTGTTTTCCGACTACCTGCTGGTGCTGCGCGGGATGTCGCCGCTGCAGGCGCTGCACCAGAGCCTGCAACTGACCCAAGGGCATTTCTGGCCGATTCTCACCTGCGTGATGCTGGTGATGGTGCCGCCGTGGCTGGTTGGTTTCTGGGCCGGCGATATCGCGGCCGAGCCTGCCGGGCGCCTGCTGCTTGACCTGCTGCTCGGTCTCTTCCAGCTATTCACCACGGTGGTGGTGTTTCGCCTGTACATGCTGCGCACGGGCGACAACACCGCGCCGCTGCCGTAA
- a CDS encoding LabA-like NYN domain-containing protein → MKKIAVFADVQNLYYTVRQAYGCHFNYTALWNELAGGGEIVEAYAYAIDRGDPKQQQFQQILRNLGFTVKLKPYIQRSDGSAKGDWDVGITIDVMDAAANVDSVVLASGDGDFDLLLERIRQRHGVEALAYGVPGLTAQSLVRAATRYVPIEGHLLLKH, encoded by the coding sequence GTGAAGAAAATAGCTGTGTTCGCCGATGTGCAGAATCTCTATTACACCGTGCGCCAGGCCTATGGCTGTCACTTCAATTACACGGCGTTGTGGAACGAGCTGGCCGGCGGCGGCGAGATCGTCGAGGCGTACGCCTATGCCATCGACCGCGGCGATCCCAAGCAGCAGCAGTTCCAGCAGATCCTGCGCAACCTCGGCTTCACCGTGAAGCTCAAACCCTACATTCAGCGCAGTGACGGTTCGGCCAAGGGGGACTGGGACGTGGGCATCACCATCGACGTGATGGACGCAGCGGCGAACGTCGACAGCGTGGTGCTGGCTTCCGGTGACGGCGATTTCGATCTGCTGCTCGAACGCATTCGCCAACGTCATGGCGTCGAGGCCTTGGCCTACGGCGTTCCCGGGCTTACCGCGCAGTCGTTGGTGCGCGCGGCCACTCGTTATGTGCCCATCGAGGGGCATCTGTTGCTGAAACACTGA
- a CDS encoding 3'-5' exonuclease, which produces MKPIAVIDFETTGMSPAQQARATEIGVVIIENGQITARYQSLMNSGAWVPPFIEQLTGISNAMLRSAPPAAEVMHEVAEFVGDVPMLAHNASFDQKFWDAELGLIGRTRVQQFACSLLLSRRLLPGAPSHKLGNLNRWARLPDTGKAHRALADAEMAANLTLHLCCLLREQYGRNVVDHDFLRQLQGMSAAKVRALLGSAS; this is translated from the coding sequence GTGAAACCCATCGCTGTCATCGACTTCGAAACTACCGGCATGTCGCCGGCCCAGCAGGCCCGCGCCACCGAAATCGGTGTAGTGATCATCGAGAACGGGCAGATCACCGCGCGCTACCAGAGCCTGATGAACAGCGGTGCCTGGGTGCCGCCGTTCATCGAGCAACTGACCGGCATCAGCAACGCCATGCTGCGCAGCGCACCCCCGGCAGCCGAGGTGATGCACGAGGTCGCCGAGTTCGTTGGCGACGTTCCGATGCTCGCGCACAACGCCTCCTTCGATCAGAAGTTCTGGGACGCCGAGCTGGGCCTGATCGGTCGCACGCGTGTCCAGCAGTTCGCCTGCTCGCTGCTGCTGTCACGCCGCCTGCTGCCTGGCGCACCGAGCCACAAGCTCGGCAACCTCAATCGCTGGGCGCGCCTGCCGGACACCGGCAAGGCTCACCGGGCTCTGGCCGATGCGGAAATGGCTGCCAACCTGACGTTGCATCTGTGTTGCCTGCTGCGTGAGCAGTACGGCCGCAACGTGGTCGATCATGATTTTCTGCGTCAGCTGCAGGGCATGTCCGCAGCCAAGGTACGCGCGCTGCTCGGCTCAGCGAGCTAA
- a CDS encoding sigma-70 family RNA polymerase sigma factor — protein MRWAYTDLLLSLSRRTHCVQRAYDVLHDAFIRFVLANQRGVIEQPNAYLRRIAHSVLIDHYRDASRYQPFPEAGSEPRMESDDGASFVPSAEHLADIQQRLDALQRILDCLPPRCREVFWLVRIEGHRQVEVAAMLQISTTMVERHLVRALLDLHEARELLCP, from the coding sequence TTGCGCTGGGCCTACACTGATCTGCTGCTGAGCCTGAGTCGGCGTACCCATTGCGTGCAGCGTGCCTATGACGTGCTGCACGACGCCTTCATTCGCTTCGTGCTCGCCAACCAGCGTGGCGTCATCGAACAGCCCAACGCCTACCTGCGGCGCATCGCCCATTCTGTGCTGATCGACCATTACCGCGACGCCTCGCGCTATCAGCCGTTTCCCGAGGCTGGCAGCGAGCCTCGCATGGAATCGGACGATGGCGCGTCGTTCGTCCCTTCGGCTGAGCATCTGGCCGATATCCAGCAGCGCCTGGACGCCCTGCAGCGCATTCTCGATTGCCTGCCGCCGCGCTGTCGTGAAGTATTCTGGCTGGTGCGCATCGAAGGGCACCGCCAGGTGGAAGTCGCCGCGATGCTGCAGATCAGCACCACGATGGTCGAGCGCCACCTGGTGCGTGCCCTGCTCGATCTGCACGAGGCCCGCGAGCTGCTCTGCCCATGA
- a CDS encoding FecR family protein: MSARRREAAHWFARLLELPDDHPERQVFANWLAADPRNAQEFHSFKRLWGDFSSTDQTRALAGAMENVGRRRFLRNGMLGGLLLGGLGSWLLARHAARQELQLFTGIGALRRMQLADGSEVQMDADTRIQVLFDDRVRHLTLLRGRAIFDVRHDPQRPFVVDAGAAQVRVLGTRFVVETFDRRVQVSVARGRVAMTSGEQRIELGADQVGLYRESVGLRRSDRKAAGAFGFSSGSLVFEQADLGEVVAGLARYREKPLRLEQPVMPQTITAVVQIADIEAFVQALPQLAGVRLQERADGTLLLPR, from the coding sequence ATGAGCGCGCGGCGTCGTGAGGCGGCGCACTGGTTCGCGCGGCTGCTCGAGTTGCCGGACGATCACCCCGAACGTCAGGTCTTCGCCAACTGGCTGGCCGCCGACCCGCGCAACGCTCAAGAATTTCACAGCTTCAAGCGCCTGTGGGGCGACTTCTCCAGCACCGACCAGACGCGTGCTTTGGCCGGCGCCATGGAGAACGTCGGGCGCCGGCGTTTTCTGCGCAATGGCATGCTCGGCGGCTTGCTGCTCGGCGGCCTGGGTTCCTGGCTGCTGGCCCGCCATGCCGCGCGCCAGGAGCTGCAGCTGTTCACCGGTATCGGTGCGTTGCGGCGCATGCAACTGGCCGACGGCAGCGAGGTGCAGATGGATGCCGATACACGCATTCAGGTGCTCTTCGATGACCGCGTGCGGCATCTGACGCTGTTGCGTGGCCGGGCCATCTTCGACGTGCGCCACGACCCGCAACGCCCCTTCGTAGTGGATGCCGGCGCGGCACAGGTGCGGGTGCTGGGGACGCGTTTTGTGGTCGAGACGTTCGACCGGCGCGTGCAGGTCAGCGTGGCCCGTGGCCGGGTCGCGATGACCAGCGGCGAGCAGCGCATCGAACTGGGTGCTGATCAGGTCGGCCTTTATCGTGAGTCTGTCGGGCTGCGGCGTTCCGATCGCAAGGCGGCGGGCGCTTTCGGCTTCAGCAGCGGCAGCCTGGTTTTCGAACAGGCCGACCTGGGCGAGGTGGTGGCCGGTCTTGCCCGTTATCGCGAAAAGCCGCTGCGCCTCGAGCAGCCTGTCATGCCGCAGACCATCACCGCCGTTGTGCAAATCGCCGATATCGAGGCATTCGTTCAGGCTTTGCCGCAGCTTGCCGGGGTACGCCTGCAGGAGCGTGCCGACGGCACCCTGTTGCTGCCGCGCTGA
- a CDS encoding TonB-dependent siderophore receptor → MLRTSLRTLVTASALTLALGVQAAPVELDLPAQPLAATLKQLASQAGVTLAVDDRLVASRSAPALKGAFTIDDALQRLLAGSGLVVQRSGDIWLIMEHAPSAALDLQATTISSDLASSATEGTGSYTTRAVTLGKGAQSLRETPQSVSVITRQQMDDRNFTSLDQVLYSAPGITLQTRNFGDHQYNSRGFELGADAYLVDGMPGVIHSPTGWMTPDTAVYDRVEILRGAAGLLVGNGNPGGAVNLVRKRPTAEPHFSVTTRAGSDDFYRMDLDGSGALNESRTLRGRALVAYEDRQYFYDREASRKPLFYGIVEADLNDASTLSVGLRRQTGVTSGYSIFGLPRYSNGKALDVSRSTSLAQDWNRHESEQTEVFADLEYRLNEDWTSKTSLTRAEGGFDQRAALPRNAINPVTNTGSRLYNVLYRSDDVTNTGIDSNLSGNFEAFGLRHTLMVGANWSREEQYSKNANIGIGVPIDVFNPDHHAVGRPERTRWTAINDSTETRYGVYANTRLYLSEPLSVVLGGRLSWYDYETQDVISADRRKYVAREKHEFTPFVGVIYDLNEQWSWYTSYADIFQPQSDYRTAAGSLLDPAVGVNYETGIKGELYEGRLNLSAALFYIKQDDVAALDPSGAICPDNIDQSCYLNSEIQRSKGYELEASGELLSGWQVAAGYTFNQTSKASGGPTDYQTPKHLLRASTTYQLPGALNRLTVGGAVSAQSGYSTDTYGPEVSNAGRAVYDALASWKIDQHWTIGLDAKNLFDKKYYKSVGELRRGNYYGDPRSYMLTLRGDF, encoded by the coding sequence ATGCTGCGCACATCCCTGAGAACACTGGTTACCGCCAGCGCCCTGACGCTAGCACTGGGCGTACAGGCAGCCCCTGTCGAACTGGATCTGCCGGCGCAGCCACTGGCCGCAACCTTGAAGCAGCTCGCCAGCCAGGCCGGGGTGACCCTCGCCGTCGATGATCGGCTGGTCGCAAGCCGCTCGGCGCCTGCGCTGAAAGGTGCCTTCACCATCGACGACGCATTGCAGCGTCTGCTCGCCGGTTCGGGGCTGGTGGTGCAGCGCAGCGGCGATATCTGGCTGATCATGGAGCACGCGCCGTCCGCCGCGCTCGACCTGCAGGCCACCACCATCAGCAGTGATCTGGCGAGCAGCGCTACCGAAGGCACCGGTTCCTACACCACCCGTGCGGTCACCCTGGGCAAGGGCGCGCAATCGCTGCGTGAAACCCCGCAGTCGGTGAGCGTGATTACCCGCCAGCAGATGGACGACCGCAACTTCACTTCGCTGGATCAGGTGCTCTACAGCGCGCCGGGTATCACCCTGCAGACGCGCAACTTCGGCGATCATCAGTACAACTCCCGGGGCTTCGAACTGGGCGCCGATGCCTATCTGGTCGATGGCATGCCCGGCGTGATCCACAGCCCCACTGGCTGGATGACTCCGGACACCGCCGTCTACGACCGCGTGGAGATTCTGCGCGGCGCTGCCGGCCTGCTAGTCGGCAACGGCAACCCGGGCGGCGCGGTCAATCTGGTGCGCAAGCGGCCGACCGCCGAGCCGCACTTCTCGGTGACCACCCGCGCCGGCTCCGACGATTTCTACCGCATGGACCTGGATGGCAGTGGCGCGCTGAACGAGTCCCGCACCCTGCGCGGTCGTGCCCTGGTGGCCTATGAAGATCGCCAGTATTTCTACGACCGTGAAGCCAGCCGCAAACCGCTGTTCTACGGCATCGTCGAAGCCGATCTGAATGACGCCTCGACCCTGTCCGTCGGCCTGCGCAGGCAGACGGGCGTCACCAGTGGCTATTCGATCTTCGGCCTGCCGCGTTACAGCAACGGCAAGGCCCTCGACGTTTCCCGTTCCACCTCGCTGGCCCAGGACTGGAACCGCCACGAAAGCGAGCAGACCGAAGTCTTCGCCGACCTGGAATATCGCCTCAACGAGGACTGGACCAGCAAGACCTCGCTGACTCGTGCCGAAGGGGGCTTCGATCAGCGCGCCGCCTTGCCGCGCAATGCCATCAACCCGGTCACCAACACAGGATCGCGGCTTTACAACGTGCTGTACCGCAGCGATGACGTGACCAATACCGGCATCGATAGCAACCTCTCCGGCAACTTCGAAGCCTTCGGTCTGCGCCATACGCTGATGGTCGGCGCCAACTGGTCGCGCGAAGAGCAGTACAGCAAGAACGCCAACATTGGCATCGGCGTGCCTATCGACGTGTTCAATCCTGATCACCACGCCGTTGGCAGGCCCGAGCGCACCCGCTGGACTGCCATCAACGACAGCACCGAGACACGCTATGGTGTTTACGCCAACACGCGGCTGTACCTCAGCGAGCCACTGAGCGTGGTGCTCGGCGGGCGGTTGAGCTGGTATGACTACGAAACCCAGGACGTGATTTCGGCGGATAGGCGCAAATACGTTGCCCGAGAAAAGCACGAGTTCACGCCCTTCGTCGGTGTCATCTATGACCTCAACGAGCAGTGGTCGTGGTACACCAGCTACGCTGATATCTTCCAGCCACAAAGCGATTACCGCACGGCAGCAGGCTCGCTGCTCGATCCGGCCGTTGGCGTCAATTACGAAACCGGTATCAAGGGCGAGCTGTATGAGGGACGCCTGAACCTTTCCGCCGCGCTGTTCTACATCAAGCAGGATGACGTGGCGGCCCTGGATCCAAGCGGGGCAATCTGCCCTGATAACATCGATCAGTCCTGTTATCTGAACAGCGAGATCCAGCGCAGCAAAGGCTACGAGCTGGAAGCCAGCGGCGAACTACTCTCCGGCTGGCAGGTGGCTGCCGGCTACACCTTCAACCAGACCAGCAAGGCCAGCGGCGGCCCTACCGACTACCAGACGCCCAAGCACCTGCTGCGCGCCTCCACCACCTACCAGTTGCCCGGCGCGCTCAATCGCCTGACCGTTGGTGGTGCCGTTTCCGCACAGAGCGGCTACAGCACCGATACCTACGGCCCTGAAGTGAGCAACGCCGGTCGTGCGGTCTACGATGCCCTGGCCTCCTGGAAAATCGACCAGCACTGGACCATCGGCCTCGACGCCAAGAACCTGTTCGACAAGAAGTACTACAAGTCCGTGGGTGAGCTGCGCCGCGGCAACTACTACGGCGATCCACGCAGTTACATGCTGACCCTGCGCGGCGATTTCTAA
- a CDS encoding DEAD/DEAH box helicase has translation MTFASLGLIEPLLRCLDGLDYKTPTPVQAQAIGPIIKGRDLMAAAQTGTGKTAAFTLPILQRLMMEGPTVASNSVRALILVPTRELAEQVQQSVQTYSQFLPLRSYAVYGGVSINPQMMKLRKGLDVLVATPGRLLDLYRQNAVKFSQLQVLVLDEADRMLDLGFARELDDLFAALPKKRQTLLFSATFSEAIRTLAGEMLHDPLSIEVSPRNAAAKSVKQWLIPVDKKRKAELFLHLYRSKKWSQVLVFVKTRKGVDELEQELLAAGIRADAIHGDKPQPTRLRALQRFKAGEVDVLVATDVAARGLDIDDLPMVVNFDLPIVAEDYVHRIGRTGRAGATGQAVSLVCADEVQLLSAIEALIQQVLQRVDEPDFIPDHRVPQTLAGGQVVKKPKKPKKSKVVGGGKSGSLGRWMENDEPAAPPVKAIRKVPSFGGKPKSGR, from the coding sequence ATGACCTTCGCTTCCCTCGGCCTGATCGAACCCCTGCTGCGCTGCCTCGACGGCCTCGATTACAAGACCCCGACGCCCGTCCAGGCCCAGGCCATCGGCCCGATCATCAAGGGCCGCGATCTGATGGCCGCGGCGCAGACCGGCACCGGCAAGACCGCCGCCTTCACCCTGCCGATCCTGCAGCGCCTGATGATGGAAGGCCCGACCGTCGCCAGCAACTCGGTGCGCGCCCTGATACTGGTGCCTACCCGCGAGCTGGCCGAGCAGGTGCAACAGAGCGTGCAGACCTATTCGCAGTTTCTGCCCCTGCGCAGTTACGCGGTGTACGGTGGCGTGAGCATCAACCCGCAGATGATGAAACTGCGAAAAGGCCTCGACGTATTGGTCGCCACCCCTGGCCGGTTGCTCGACTTGTACCGCCAGAATGCAGTGAAATTTTCCCAGTTGCAGGTGCTGGTGCTCGACGAAGCCGATCGCATGCTCGACCTTGGCTTTGCCCGCGAGCTGGATGACCTGTTCGCCGCCTTGCCGAAGAAGCGCCAGACCCTGCTGTTTTCCGCGACCTTCTCCGAGGCCATTCGCACCCTGGCCGGTGAAATGCTGCACGACCCGCTGAGCATCGAAGTCAGCCCGCGCAATGCCGCCGCCAAGTCGGTCAAACAGTGGCTGATCCCGGTCGACAAGAAGCGCAAGGCCGAGCTGTTCCTGCACCTGTACCGCAGCAAGAAATGGTCGCAGGTGCTGGTCTTCGTCAAGACCCGCAAGGGTGTCGACGAGCTGGAGCAGGAACTGCTGGCCGCAGGCATTCGCGCGGACGCGATCCACGGTGATAAGCCGCAGCCGACTCGCCTGCGCGCACTGCAGCGCTTCAAGGCCGGCGAAGTCGATGTACTGGTCGCCACCGACGTGGCAGCCCGTGGCCTGGATATCGACGACCTACCGATGGTGGTCAACTTCGACCTGCCCATCGTTGCCGAGGATTACGTGCACCGCATCGGCCGTACCGGGCGCGCTGGTGCCACCGGCCAGGCGGTGTCGCTGGTCTGCGCCGACGAGGTGCAGTTGCTCTCGGCCATCGAGGCACTGATCCAGCAGGTGCTGCAGCGTGTCGACGAGCCGGATTTCATCCCCGATCACCGTGTGCCGCAGACGCTTGCTGGCGGCCAGGTAGTAAAGAAACCGAAGAAACCGAAAAAGTCCAAGGTGGTGGGCGGTGGTAAATCCGGCAGCCTGGGCCGTTGGATGGAAAACGACGAGCCCGCCGCACCGCCGGTCAAGGCCATCCGCAAGGTGCCGAGCTTCGGCGGTAAGCCGAAGAGCGGGCGTTAG
- a CDS encoding NUDIX hydrolase, protein MRERKSARLLVVSPAGRILLFRFSHDQGALRGTSYWATPGGALEDGETFEAAARRELHEETGIEILSVGLPVGYRDFPMCMPDGERVEAREQYFCVRAQSENLNRSRWTAQEVEVIRDHHWWTVSELQSTEERVWPERLLDMLHEAGVITGDPLAKQSTVR, encoded by the coding sequence ATGCGGGAGCGAAAGTCCGCGAGACTGTTGGTCGTCAGCCCTGCTGGAAGGATTCTTCTATTCAGGTTTTCCCATGACCAGGGAGCGTTGAGGGGCACTAGCTATTGGGCCACCCCGGGTGGTGCTCTTGAAGATGGGGAGACCTTCGAAGCTGCAGCCAGGCGGGAATTGCACGAGGAGACCGGCATTGAGATCCTTTCTGTCGGTCTGCCGGTGGGTTACCGAGATTTCCCAATGTGCATGCCCGATGGCGAAAGGGTCGAGGCGCGGGAACAGTATTTTTGCGTGCGAGCGCAGAGCGAAAACCTGAATCGCTCGCGGTGGACTGCGCAGGAGGTCGAGGTTATCCGCGATCACCATTGGTGGACTGTCAGCGAGTTGCAGTCAACCGAGGAGCGGGTTTGGCCGGAGCGCTTGCTGGACATGTTGCACGAAGCTGGCGTAATCACCGGCGATCCGCTGGCGAAGCAATCCACTGTTCGGTAA
- a CDS encoding GNAT family N-acetyltransferase — MNSRSLIRSATLLDVAAITSIVHEAYAPYIPRIGKEPAPMLDDYRQVIEQCRVFVLEADGAVRGVLVLEQEGDVLHVQNVAVCNQARGQGLGRQLMSFAEHQARALGCEAIELYTNELMTENILFYPRLGYRETRRAVEDGYARVFFRKAIQGQDA, encoded by the coding sequence ATGAACTCACGCTCACTTATCCGCAGTGCCACGCTCCTTGATGTAGCGGCCATCACGTCGATAGTCCACGAGGCCTACGCCCCCTACATTCCGCGGATCGGCAAAGAGCCGGCGCCGATGCTCGATGACTATCGCCAGGTCATTGAGCAATGCAGGGTGTTCGTATTGGAAGCGGACGGTGCTGTGAGGGGCGTTTTGGTGCTGGAGCAGGAGGGCGATGTCCTGCATGTGCAGAACGTCGCGGTCTGCAATCAGGCCCGTGGCCAGGGGCTGGGCAGGCAACTGATGAGTTTCGCTGAACATCAGGCTCGGGCGCTGGGTTGTGAGGCCATCGAGCTGTACACCAACGAGCTGATGACCGAGAACATCCTCTTCTACCCGCGTTTGGGATATCGGGAAACGCGGCGGGCGGTTGAAGACGGTTACGCCCGGGTGTTCTTTCGAAAGGCGATCCAGGGCCAGGATGCGTAA